One genomic segment of Stenotrophomonas sp. 704A1 includes these proteins:
- the gspM gene encoding type II secretion system protein GspM produces the protein MGTDAARPAWLQRWQRLAARERAMLVLMAAALLATALWLAWLEPLLKQRAHWQAELPRLHAQANALAPLLRARQQQQQLQGRRPSIAALRQQIATAGLAEYLHIDTRDGRWHLQVQAMPADALWNWLLPVLADPAIELQQLQLQRTGDVDMPAARISGTVEMVANRGGRQ, from the coding sequence ATGGGCACGGACGCTGCGCGGCCGGCGTGGCTGCAGCGCTGGCAGCGGCTGGCGGCGCGCGAGCGCGCCATGCTGGTGCTGATGGCCGCCGCGCTGCTGGCAACCGCGCTGTGGCTGGCGTGGCTGGAACCGCTGCTGAAGCAGCGTGCCCACTGGCAGGCGGAACTGCCGCGCCTGCACGCGCAGGCCAACGCGCTGGCGCCGCTGCTGCGTGCGCGGCAACAGCAGCAACAGTTGCAGGGCCGACGACCGAGCATCGCCGCGCTGCGCCAGCAGATTGCGACGGCGGGCCTGGCCGAGTACCTGCACATCGACACACGTGACGGGCGCTGGCACCTGCAGGTGCAGGCCATGCCCGCCGACGCACTCTGGAACTGGCTGTTGCCGGTGCTGGCCGACCCGGCCATCGAACTGCAGCAGCTGCAACTGCAACGCACAGGGGACGTAGACATGCCTGCGGCACGGATTTCCGGAACCGTCGAGATGGTGGCCAACCGCGGTGGCCGGCAGTGA
- a CDS encoding FecR family protein, whose product MDADDHPHRPLDAVERQAHAWVVRLTSGEATAADGQAFRAWCDADPRHREAFGRARRQWEQIRLAGEQVPAAARQPVAPGPAQRWSRRAFLGAAVAAPASLVVVAALRPPLGLWPSVTALAADFHTGTGERLRIAPSPQLQIQLDTQSSLRRRADADGEGYELVQGQAAFETLAGTRLALFAGPGCVVAEEGAVRLDVRNTQGQVRVACLHGSARIEHPQGRLQLQAGQQTRYDERLSGVVAEAVPAEVSAWTEGMLVFRRAPLREVVDEINRYRRGRVMLGETAAARAPVSGRFRIDDPDAALEQLGQTLSLGLRRFPGGIAVLG is encoded by the coding sequence ATGGACGCTGACGATCACCCGCACCGCCCGCTGGATGCCGTTGAGCGTCAGGCCCACGCGTGGGTGGTGCGGTTGACCTCCGGCGAAGCCACCGCTGCCGACGGACAGGCATTCCGTGCATGGTGTGATGCCGATCCGCGGCATCGCGAAGCGTTCGGCCGTGCGCGCCGCCAATGGGAGCAGATACGCCTGGCGGGTGAGCAGGTGCCGGCCGCTGCGCGCCAGCCGGTGGCGCCGGGTCCGGCGCAGCGCTGGAGCCGGCGTGCCTTCCTCGGAGCCGCCGTCGCGGCGCCCGCCAGCCTGGTGGTGGTGGCCGCGCTGCGCCCACCGCTGGGGTTGTGGCCCTCGGTGACCGCGCTGGCCGCTGATTTCCACACCGGCACCGGCGAGCGGCTGCGGATTGCGCCTTCGCCGCAGCTGCAGATCCAACTGGATACCCAGAGCAGCCTGCGCCGGCGTGCCGACGCCGACGGCGAAGGCTACGAGCTGGTGCAGGGCCAGGCCGCGTTTGAAACCCTGGCCGGTACCCGCCTGGCGCTGTTTGCCGGCCCCGGTTGCGTGGTGGCCGAGGAAGGTGCGGTGCGGCTGGACGTGCGCAACACGCAGGGCCAGGTACGGGTGGCCTGCCTGCACGGCAGCGCCCGCATCGAGCATCCGCAGGGGCGGTTGCAGCTGCAGGCGGGCCAGCAGACCCGTTATGACGAGCGGTTGTCGGGCGTGGTGGCCGAGGCGGTGCCCGCCGAAGTGAGCGCCTGGACCGAAGGCATGCTGGTGTTCCGGCGTGCACCGCTGCGTGAGGTGGTGGACGAGATCAACCGCTACCGGCGTGGCCGGGTGATGCTGGGCGAGACGGCCGCCGCGCGGGCGCCGGTCAGTGGCCGCTTCCGCATCGACGATCCCGATGCGGCCCTGGAGCAGCTGGGGCAGACGCTGTCGCTCGGTCTGCGTCGTTTTCCGGGCGGCATCGCCGTCTTGGGGTAA
- the gspE gene encoding type II secretion system ATPase GspE: MLAEADGEPVLLGTADTAAWAVAELRRRHGALPFQLLEPAAWQQRLGEQYRDGGDAAAVVGAAESEVDLDRLMQDMPEVTDLLDAQDDAPVIRMINALLAQAARDGASDLHIEPFETHSVVRYRVDGTLRDMVQPRRALHAALVSRIKIMAHLDIAEKRLPQDGRIAIRVGGRPLDIRVSTVPTGHGERAVLRLLEKDAGRLQLQRLGMADDTLATFTGLIRQPHGIVLVTGPTGSGKTTSLYAALGQLDSTTSNILTVEDPVEYDFAGIGQIQVNARIGMTFGTALRAILRQDPDTIMIGEIRDLETAQIAVQSSLTGHGVLASLHTNDAISAVTRLADMGVEPFLLASSLRGVLAQRLVRRLCMQCRRAEVDGEGRTVWRAVGCAACANSGYRGRTGIHELFVVDDRVRALIHQGQGEPALREAARRAGMRTLRQDGQRWVDSGVTTLEEILRVTGDD; encoded by the coding sequence ATGCTGGCCGAGGCCGACGGCGAACCGGTGCTGCTCGGTACCGCGGACACGGCGGCCTGGGCGGTGGCCGAACTGCGCCGCCGGCATGGCGCATTGCCGTTCCAGCTGCTGGAGCCTGCGGCCTGGCAGCAGCGGCTGGGCGAGCAGTACCGTGACGGTGGCGATGCCGCCGCCGTGGTCGGCGCGGCCGAGAGCGAGGTCGATCTCGACCGGCTGATGCAGGACATGCCCGAAGTGACCGATCTGCTGGACGCGCAGGACGATGCGCCGGTGATCCGCATGATCAATGCGCTGCTGGCACAGGCCGCGCGCGATGGCGCCAGCGACCTGCACATCGAACCGTTCGAGACCCACTCGGTGGTGCGCTACCGGGTCGATGGCACCCTGCGTGACATGGTGCAGCCGCGGCGCGCATTGCACGCGGCGCTGGTGTCGCGCATCAAGATCATGGCGCACCTGGATATCGCCGAAAAGCGCCTGCCGCAGGACGGGCGCATCGCGATCCGTGTCGGCGGCCGGCCGCTGGACATCCGCGTCTCCACGGTGCCGACCGGGCATGGCGAGCGCGCCGTGCTGCGACTGCTGGAGAAGGACGCCGGCCGGCTGCAGCTGCAGCGCCTGGGCATGGCCGATGACACGCTGGCCACCTTCACCGGACTGATCCGGCAGCCGCATGGCATCGTGCTGGTGACCGGTCCGACCGGCAGCGGCAAGACCACCTCGCTGTACGCGGCGCTGGGCCAGCTGGACAGCACCACCAGCAACATCCTCACCGTGGAGGATCCGGTGGAGTATGACTTTGCCGGCATCGGCCAGATCCAGGTCAACGCGCGCATCGGCATGACCTTCGGTACGGCACTGCGTGCGATCCTGCGCCAGGACCCGGACACCATCATGATCGGCGAGATCCGCGATCTGGAAACGGCACAGATCGCAGTGCAGTCTTCGCTCACCGGCCACGGCGTGCTGGCCTCGCTACATACCAACGATGCCATCTCGGCGGTGACCCGGCTGGCCGACATGGGCGTGGAACCGTTCCTGCTGGCGTCGTCGCTGCGTGGCGTGCTGGCGCAGCGGCTGGTGCGCCGGCTGTGCATGCAGTGCCGGCGTGCGGAGGTGGATGGCGAAGGGCGCACGGTGTGGCGTGCGGTGGGCTGCGCGGCGTGCGCCAACAGCGGCTATCGCGGTCGTACCGGCATCCATGAACTGTTCGTGGTGGACGACCGGGTGCGTGCATTGATCCACCAAGGCCAGGGCGAGCCGGCCCTGCGCGAGGCGGCGCGGCGCGCCGGCATGCGCACGCTGCGCCAGGATGGGCAGCGCTGGGTGGACAGCGGGGTGACCACGCTGGAAGAGATCCTGCGCGTGACCGGAGACGATTGA
- a CDS encoding TonB C-terminal domain-containing protein encodes MFYVRGLNGHRAVGTWRVALAAWLLVAFVAAAQDEARPYAIPAQPLEQAVERFSVISGWSVMYPGDLGTGRSSHPLQATLPPLHALQVLLQDTGIEAEVTGAQRVVLRRSVQAAADAAAVDTLAVSERRRRYAGMQQRLRAAFCDDPLLAPGRYAATLRFGIRADGQVQAPELVAGSGNPRRDARLLQAMQALALDADSAALPQPVTLQIRPSAGGHDCGARTPHP; translated from the coding sequence GTGTTCTACGTCAGGGGGCTGAATGGACACCGTGCGGTCGGAACATGGAGGGTGGCCCTGGCTGCCTGGTTGCTGGTCGCCTTCGTCGCCGCCGCGCAGGACGAGGCCCGGCCCTATGCCATTCCCGCGCAGCCGCTGGAACAGGCGGTCGAGCGCTTCAGCGTCATCAGCGGGTGGTCGGTGATGTACCCCGGCGACCTCGGCACCGGCCGCAGCAGCCATCCGCTGCAGGCCACACTTCCGCCCCTGCACGCCCTGCAGGTGCTGCTGCAGGACACCGGCATCGAGGCCGAGGTGACCGGTGCGCAGCGGGTGGTCCTGCGCCGCAGTGTGCAGGCCGCCGCCGATGCTGCGGCCGTCGACACGCTTGCCGTCAGCGAGCGCCGCCGGCGCTATGCCGGCATGCAGCAGCGCCTGCGTGCCGCGTTCTGTGACGATCCGCTGCTGGCCCCGGGCCGCTATGCCGCCACGCTGCGCTTCGGCATCCGCGCTGACGGCCAGGTGCAGGCGCCCGAACTGGTCGCCGGCAGCGGCAACCCGCGCCGGGATGCGCGCCTGCTGCAGGCGATGCAGGCGCTGGCGCTCGACGCCGACAGTGCCGCGCTGCCGCAGCCGGTGACCCTGCAGATCCGTCCTTCCGCTGGCGGCCACGATTGTGGCGCCCGCACGCCCCATCCATGA
- a CDS encoding AzlD family protein, protein MIFNGLIHWTSVLAIVLMAAATYLTRIVGFLALRNRTLSRRAVTVMEAAPGCVLISVIAPDFVADTPADLAALAITLLAATRLSMLPTVLIGVVSAGVLRYLMG, encoded by the coding sequence ATGATCTTCAACGGACTCATCCACTGGACCTCGGTGCTGGCCATCGTGCTGATGGCCGCCGCCACCTACCTGACCCGCATCGTCGGCTTCCTCGCCCTGCGCAACCGCACGCTGAGCAGGCGCGCGGTGACGGTGATGGAGGCCGCACCGGGCTGCGTGCTGATCTCGGTGATCGCACCGGATTTCGTCGCCGACACGCCCGCCGACCTGGCCGCGCTGGCCATCACGCTGCTGGCCGCCACCCGCCTGTCGATGCTGCCGACGGTGCTGATCGGCGTGGTGTCGGCCGGAGTGTTGCGTTACCTGATGGGCTGA
- a CDS encoding Lrp/AsnC family transcriptional regulator has product MHYQLDNLDRRILDALQRDGRLQNLELSRQVGLSPSACLRRVRLLEDGGYIDRYVALLNEAKVGRGFTVFVRVWLRGQDEDTTNHFINSIKSFPEVLECHLMAGDCDFLLRVAVADLDAYRQFQMQHLNRIAGVQNTKTEIPMQRIKQTTQLPL; this is encoded by the coding sequence ATGCACTATCAGCTCGACAACCTGGATCGGCGCATTCTCGACGCCCTGCAACGCGACGGCCGCCTGCAGAACCTGGAGCTGTCGCGCCAGGTCGGGCTCTCGCCGTCGGCCTGCCTGCGGCGGGTGCGGCTGCTGGAGGACGGCGGTTACATCGATCGCTATGTGGCCCTGTTGAACGAGGCCAAGGTGGGCCGGGGTTTCACCGTGTTCGTGCGGGTGTGGCTGCGCGGGCAGGACGAGGACACCACCAACCACTTCATCAACAGCATCAAGTCATTCCCGGAAGTGCTTGAATGTCATCTGATGGCAGGCGACTGCGATTTCCTGCTGCGGGTAGCCGTGGCCGATCTGGACGCCTATCGCCAGTTCCAGATGCAGCACCTGAACCGGATTGCCGGGGTGCAGAACACCAAGACCGAGATTCCGATGCAGCGGATCAAGCAGACCACCCAGCTGCCGCTTTGA
- the gspK gene encoding type II secretion system minor pseudopilin GspK: MAVIVAMLVVALVAVIATALLTRQSAQLRAVRGDQLRMQVRMAVDAALERAAQQLRDDAREQLTTVGSGRWARPLQLQVPLPAQLQLVDAQGLFNLRNLLAQGRPDADARRAFIALCQAQGLGQGACDAAATHIQARLRDGGQAAQAPLPRESVIAQALPGADPVAVQALSRRTVVLPAQTLVNANTSDIAVLQAVAPGIERGRLQALLGERDGGRWLLNRGDIANRLQLSNEQMALIPLGIHSEWFLAVGQVQADGSPVDFRALIWREYRDDHVRVQRVWTRIGA; this comes from the coding sequence ATGGCGGTGATCGTGGCGATGCTGGTGGTGGCGCTGGTGGCGGTGATCGCCACTGCGCTGCTGACCCGGCAGTCGGCGCAGCTGCGCGCCGTGCGCGGCGACCAGTTGCGCATGCAGGTCCGCATGGCGGTGGATGCCGCCCTGGAGCGCGCGGCGCAGCAGCTGCGTGACGATGCGCGCGAGCAGCTGACCACGGTCGGCAGCGGTCGCTGGGCACGGCCACTGCAGCTGCAGGTGCCGCTTCCGGCGCAGCTGCAGCTGGTCGATGCGCAGGGCCTGTTCAACCTGCGCAACCTGCTGGCGCAGGGGCGCCCGGACGCAGACGCGCGCCGGGCCTTCATCGCCTTGTGCCAGGCGCAGGGACTGGGGCAGGGCGCGTGCGACGCGGCGGCAACCCACATCCAGGCGCGCCTGCGCGATGGCGGGCAGGCGGCGCAGGCACCGCTGCCGCGCGAATCGGTGATCGCGCAGGCACTGCCCGGCGCCGATCCGGTCGCGGTGCAGGCGCTGTCCCGGCGCACGGTGGTGCTGCCGGCGCAGACGCTGGTCAATGCCAACACCAGTGATATCGCGGTGCTGCAGGCGGTGGCGCCCGGCATCGAGCGCGGGCGCCTGCAGGCACTGCTCGGCGAACGCGATGGCGGCCGCTGGCTGCTCAACCGCGGTGACATCGCCAACCGCCTCCAACTGAGCAATGAACAGATGGCGCTGATTCCGCTGGGCATCCATAGCGAGTGGTTCCTGGCGGTGGGCCAGGTGCAGGCCGACGGCAGTCCGGTCGATTTCCGTGCGCTGATCTGGCGCGAGTACCGCGATGACCACGTGCGGGTGCAGCGGGTGTGGACGAGGATCGGCGCATGA
- a CDS encoding RNA polymerase sigma factor: MSNSTTGAVDLMDHLLGAYDELKRRLVRKLGSEELAGDALQDTWMRLSARRDRLDAVQNPAAYLLRMAMNTVIDRQRADHRLLSLEEVDSLMEMADPGPGPAQAAELEIALEDMVGLLQRMPERRRRILLAIRVDGLQQRDVADHLGVSLRLVQRELKAAQDYLAERSGQGRQVRF, from the coding sequence ATGAGCAACAGCACAACCGGGGCGGTAGACCTGATGGACCATCTGCTCGGCGCCTACGACGAGCTGAAGCGACGGCTGGTGCGCAAGCTGGGCTCGGAGGAGCTGGCCGGCGACGCGCTGCAGGACACCTGGATGCGGCTCAGTGCCCGCCGCGACCGCCTGGATGCGGTACAGAACCCGGCGGCCTATCTGCTGCGCATGGCGATGAACACCGTGATCGACCGCCAGCGTGCCGATCATCGGCTGCTGAGCCTTGAGGAAGTGGACTCCCTGATGGAAATGGCCGATCCGGGCCCGGGGCCGGCCCAGGCGGCCGAGCTGGAGATCGCGCTGGAGGACATGGTCGGCCTGCTGCAGCGGATGCCTGAACGGCGCCGCCGCATCCTGCTGGCGATCCGGGTCGACGGGCTGCAGCAGCGCGACGTCGCCGACCATCTGGGGGTGTCGTTGCGGCTGGTGCAGCGCGAACTGAAGGCGGCGCAGGACTACCTGGCCGAGCGCAGCGGGCAGGGGCGCCAGGTGCGGTTCTGA
- the gspL gene encoding type II secretion system protein GspL produces MTDELRMRLPPLQRVAADSPVEWARMHRGEPVAQGCDTLAVLGQRHPQARVLACLDPSDLILLELTLPPLSGRRLQAALQGEVEAMLLDDLQDVALAHGTQAADGTVPVAWLGQQAIARAQQQLSACGLRLQALYPTPLLLPWQDGQATLLAADDYLLVRSGRDRGFVQWCGGREAATVLQALGNRLQQTGVQAVQWIDAVPAAWPDALPATVIGRPLQASGPLPGWSLPLPGTTTQAPRLAIGLALAAALLAALGLQLQVTRWRGEGEALQREMARQFSTHFPDVRDVVDPVVQARRALAAPAAPVALPAVQTQVATVLQAVPELGGQVRSLRYEPGTLQLELDVDAQRAADDAQRFEHWQQALQAQGLQLARDGAGRLRIGSGSAP; encoded by the coding sequence ATGACCGATGAACTGCGGATGCGCCTGCCCCCACTGCAGCGCGTGGCGGCCGACAGTCCGGTCGAATGGGCACGGATGCACAGGGGCGAGCCTGTGGCGCAGGGCTGCGACACCCTGGCCGTGCTGGGCCAGCGCCATCCGCAGGCGCGCGTGCTGGCCTGCCTGGATCCGTCTGATCTGATCCTGCTTGAACTGACGCTGCCGCCGCTGTCGGGCCGCCGCCTGCAGGCTGCACTGCAGGGGGAGGTCGAAGCCATGCTGCTGGATGATCTGCAGGACGTGGCACTGGCCCACGGTACGCAGGCCGCCGATGGCACGGTGCCGGTGGCCTGGCTGGGGCAGCAGGCCATTGCCCGGGCGCAGCAGCAGCTGAGCGCGTGTGGCCTGAGGTTGCAGGCACTGTATCCCACGCCACTGCTGCTGCCGTGGCAGGACGGGCAGGCCACACTGCTGGCGGCCGATGACTACCTGCTGGTGCGCAGCGGGCGTGATCGCGGCTTCGTGCAGTGGTGCGGAGGGCGTGAGGCGGCGACGGTGCTGCAGGCGCTTGGCAACCGGCTGCAGCAGACCGGCGTGCAGGCGGTGCAGTGGATCGATGCGGTACCGGCCGCCTGGCCGGACGCGCTGCCGGCGACGGTGATCGGACGCCCGCTGCAGGCCAGTGGCCCGTTGCCGGGCTGGTCATTGCCCTTGCCCGGCACGACCACGCAGGCACCGCGGCTGGCCATCGGCCTGGCGCTGGCCGCCGCGCTGCTGGCTGCGCTGGGCCTGCAGCTGCAGGTCACGCGCTGGCGTGGTGAAGGCGAAGCGCTGCAGCGCGAGATGGCGCGGCAGTTCAGCACGCACTTCCCGGACGTGCGCGATGTGGTGGATCCGGTCGTGCAGGCACGCCGGGCACTGGCGGCGCCGGCGGCGCCGGTGGCGCTGCCGGCGGTACAGACGCAGGTGGCGACCGTGCTGCAGGCCGTGCCGGAGCTGGGCGGACAGGTGCGCAGCCTGCGCTACGAGCCCGGTACGCTGCAGCTGGAACTGGATGTGGACGCGCAGCGTGCGGCTGACGATGCGCAGCGCTTCGAGCACTGGCAGCAGGCCCTGCAGGCGCAGGGGCTGCAGCTGGCGCGTGACGGCGCGGGACGACTGCGGATCGGCAGCGGGTCGGCACCGTGA
- a CDS encoding AzlC family ABC transporter permease, whose amino-acid sequence MDARTTLPLPDAACDTAPRAEFVRGLRAAVPVMIGFVPFALVLGAQAAQKGLSALEVPLMTGLNFAGGSEFAAVELWTSPPHIALIVAITALVNSRHLLMGAALAPLLQHLPRRRVLPALFFMCDESWAMGVADARRRTLGFSLSYYLGVSAGLYSVWVTCTALGAMVGPLLGDIHAYGFDMAFPAVFLVLLRGMWQGMKAARPWLVSLVVAAATHLLVPGAWYVASGALAGLAAAWLLAEDAA is encoded by the coding sequence ATGGACGCCCGTACCACCCTCCCCCTGCCCGACGCCGCCTGCGATACCGCCCCGCGCGCCGAATTCGTGCGCGGCCTGCGCGCCGCCGTGCCGGTGATGATCGGCTTCGTTCCCTTCGCCCTGGTGCTCGGCGCCCAGGCCGCGCAGAAGGGCCTGAGCGCACTGGAAGTACCGCTGATGACCGGCCTCAACTTCGCCGGGGGCTCCGAATTCGCCGCTGTCGAGCTGTGGACCTCGCCGCCGCACATTGCGCTGATCGTGGCGATCACCGCGCTGGTCAACAGCCGCCACCTGCTGATGGGCGCCGCCCTCGCGCCGCTGCTGCAGCACCTGCCACGCCGGCGCGTGCTGCCGGCGCTGTTCTTCATGTGCGATGAAAGCTGGGCAATGGGGGTGGCCGATGCGCGCCGGCGAACACTCGGCTTCAGTCTGTCCTACTACCTGGGCGTGTCGGCCGGGCTGTATTCGGTCTGGGTGACCTGCACCGCGCTCGGCGCGATGGTCGGCCCCCTGCTGGGCGACATCCACGCCTATGGTTTCGACATGGCGTTCCCGGCGGTGTTCCTGGTGCTGCTGCGCGGCATGTGGCAGGGCATGAAGGCGGCACGCCCGTGGCTGGTCAGCCTGGTGGTCGCGGCAGCCACCCATCTGCTGGTTCCCGGCGCCTGGTATGTGGCCAGCGGCGCACTGGCCGGTCTGGCCGCGGCCTGGCTGCTGGCGGAGGACGCAGCATGA
- the gspG gene encoding type II secretion system major pseudopilin GspG, whose amino-acid sequence MGRQARGRRARQQGFSLIEIMVVVVIIGILAALIVPRLMDRPDQARGVAARQDIAALMQALKLYRLDNGRYPGAEQGLQALVKPPQGSGTMAATPYLERLPNDPWGHPYQYQNPGTHGDIDVFSLGADSKPGGEGGDADIGSWQL is encoded by the coding sequence ATGGGTAGGCAGGCGCGTGGTCGCAGGGCTCGGCAGCAGGGTTTCAGCCTGATCGAGATCATGGTGGTGGTGGTGATCATCGGCATTCTGGCCGCACTGATCGTGCCGCGGTTGATGGATCGACCGGACCAGGCGCGCGGGGTGGCGGCGCGCCAGGACATCGCGGCATTGATGCAGGCGCTGAAGCTGTACCGGCTGGACAATGGGCGCTATCCCGGCGCGGAACAGGGCCTGCAGGCGTTGGTGAAGCCGCCGCAGGGCAGCGGCACGATGGCGGCCACGCCGTACCTGGAGCGGCTGCCCAACGATCCCTGGGGCCATCCCTACCAGTACCAGAATCCCGGCACGCACGGCGATATCGATGTGTTCTCGCTGGGAGCGGACAGCAAGCCCGGCGGCGAAGGCGGTGACGCGGACATTGGCTCCTGGCAACTGTGA
- the gspD gene encoding type II secretion system secretin GspD: MLLALAVGVVHLPAHAQDASSEPVQLNLVDTDIGGVLRMAARFTGRQFLVDPRVSGKMTVVSDGPVSRVQAYQLLLGALRMRGFAVVESGGVSRVVPQADAKLLGGRVGSGGAGGEVVTRTFALRYENAAALVAVLRPMISPDNPITANAGNNTLVITDYADNLERIARVIASVDTPAGLDTDVVKLQQGIAVDVAAMVAPLLDAQGAEPAQKVVVMADPRSNSVLLRSSSPGRTRLARQLVEKLDRAQDESGNLHVVYLRNAQATQLAGVLRGVVAGHSDAPAAGSSEGITPSPNDAARTPAAQPAQTQQARTGGNALESQRLDPGRRDPVDAGSTGFSQNGISVQADIATNTLLISAPEPVYRNLRRVIDQLDQRRAQVLVESLIVEVNQTDAAELGVQWMLGNGRTFGGTHFGGETGGSGLNTTARTTLDVLPRDGLNIGVIDGTINLPGVGQILNMKALANALQSKGGANILSTPNLMTLDNEAASIMVGQTVPFVSGRYVTDGGGGSNNPFQTIEREDIGLKLRVRPQISEGGTVKLDIYQEVSSIDAQTAGSAGIITNKRALDTSVLLDDGQIMVLGGLLEDSVSHGRDAVPGLGRIPVLGALFRSDTRKRAKTNLMVFLRPHVVRDPAAGQRLTRDRYDYMRNAQAGAQPVQSWALPALSAPQLPPQDLSVLGQGNARDGQGQPLQGSSLAALYPAGDGTVQLVQFAQGLDPARASQGVAQARALGLQAYAEAMPGESGQRLRVRLPRDPATLDPALQQLRGLGYTPELVIGP; the protein is encoded by the coding sequence ATGCTGCTGGCGTTGGCGGTGGGCGTGGTCCATCTGCCTGCGCACGCGCAGGACGCCAGCAGCGAACCGGTGCAGCTGAATCTGGTGGACACCGATATCGGCGGCGTGCTGCGCATGGCGGCGCGCTTCACCGGCCGCCAGTTCCTGGTGGACCCGCGGGTCAGCGGCAAGATGACCGTGGTGTCCGATGGCCCGGTCAGCCGGGTGCAGGCCTACCAGCTGCTGCTCGGTGCGTTGCGCATGCGCGGCTTTGCCGTGGTTGAGAGTGGCGGGGTCAGCCGGGTGGTGCCGCAGGCCGACGCCAAGCTGCTGGGCGGCCGGGTGGGCAGTGGCGGTGCGGGCGGCGAAGTGGTCACGCGTACCTTCGCGCTGCGCTACGAGAATGCGGCCGCGCTGGTGGCGGTGCTGCGGCCGATGATCAGCCCGGACAACCCGATCACCGCCAATGCCGGCAACAACACGCTGGTGATCACCGACTACGCCGACAACCTGGAGCGTATCGCGCGGGTGATCGCCAGCGTGGACACGCCGGCGGGCCTGGATACCGATGTGGTCAAGCTGCAGCAGGGCATCGCGGTGGACGTGGCGGCGATGGTGGCACCCCTGCTGGACGCGCAGGGCGCCGAGCCGGCGCAGAAGGTGGTGGTGATGGCCGACCCGCGCAGCAACAGCGTGCTGCTGCGCTCCAGCAGCCCGGGCCGTACGCGGTTGGCACGCCAGCTGGTGGAGAAGCTGGACCGTGCCCAGGACGAATCGGGCAACCTGCACGTGGTCTACCTGCGCAATGCCCAGGCCACGCAGCTGGCGGGCGTGCTGCGCGGCGTGGTGGCCGGCCACAGCGACGCGCCCGCGGCGGGCAGCAGCGAAGGCATCACGCCGTCGCCCAATGACGCCGCGCGGACCCCGGCGGCGCAGCCGGCGCAGACGCAGCAGGCGCGGACCGGTGGCAACGCGCTGGAATCGCAGCGGCTGGATCCGGGGCGGCGCGATCCGGTCGATGCCGGCAGCACCGGCTTCAGCCAGAACGGCATCTCGGTACAGGCCGACATCGCCACCAACACGCTGCTGATATCGGCACCCGAACCGGTGTACCGCAACCTGCGCCGGGTGATCGACCAGCTTGACCAGCGCCGCGCGCAGGTGCTGGTGGAAAGCCTGATCGTGGAAGTGAACCAGACCGACGCCGCCGAGCTGGGCGTGCAGTGGATGCTGGGCAACGGCCGCACCTTCGGCGGCACCCACTTCGGCGGCGAGACCGGCGGCAGCGGCTTGAACACCACCGCACGTACCACGCTGGACGTGCTGCCCAGGGATGGGCTGAACATCGGCGTGATCGACGGCACCATCAACCTGCCGGGCGTGGGCCAGATCCTGAACATGAAGGCGCTGGCCAATGCCCTGCAGAGCAAGGGCGGGGCCAACATCCTGTCCACCCCGAACCTGATGACGCTGGACAACGAGGCCGCCAGCATCATGGTCGGCCAGACCGTGCCCTTCGTCAGCGGGCGCTACGTGACCGATGGCGGTGGCGGCAGCAACAACCCGTTCCAGACCATCGAACGCGAGGACATCGGCCTGAAGCTGCGAGTACGCCCGCAGATCTCCGAAGGCGGCACGGTGAAGCTGGACATCTACCAGGAAGTGAGCAGCATCGACGCGCAGACCGCAGGCAGCGCCGGCATCATCACCAACAAGCGGGCACTGGATACCAGCGTGCTGCTGGATGATGGCCAGATCATGGTGCTCGGAGGCCTGCTGGAGGACAGCGTCAGCCACGGTCGCGACGCGGTGCCCGGGCTGGGCCGGATTCCGGTGCTGGGCGCGCTGTTCCGCAGCGACACACGCAAGCGCGCCAAGACCAACCTGATGGTGTTCCTGCGCCCGCACGTGGTGCGCGATCCGGCCGCCGGGCAGCGCTTGACCCGCGACCGCTACGACTACATGCGCAACGCCCAGGCCGGCGCCCAGCCGGTGCAGAGCTGGGCGCTGCCGGCGCTGTCGGCGCCCCAGCTGCCGCCGCAGGACCTGTCCGTGCTGGGCCAGGGCAACGCCCGTGACGGGCAGGGCCAGCCGCTGCAGGGCAGCAGCCTGGCGGCGCTGTATCCGGCCGGCGACGGCACGGTGCAGCTGGTGCAGTTCGCGCAGGGGCTGGACCCCGCGCGCGCCAGCCAGGGTGTGGCGCAGGCGCGCGCGCTGGGCCTGCAGGCCTATGCCGAAGCGATGCCGGGCGAGAGTGGCCAGCGCCTGCGGGTGCGGCTGCCACGCGATCCGGCCACGCTGGACCCTGCGCTGCAGCAGTTGCGGGGGCTGGGCTACACCCCGGAACTGGTGATCGGGCCGTGA